A single genomic interval of Halichondria panicea chromosome 2, odHalPani1.1, whole genome shotgun sequence harbors:
- the LOC135331711 gene encoding docking protein 3-like, translating to MSQSAIRKKGYLFKLPVKGLLKKWSRRWFVLHATSHEGVIRMEYFDSDACEIGSLGKRTIPLRDCSGIKQSVGNKTQPYVFELQSQIGYHQFACDSQPILEEWVENIKEALHEDKMKRRQRKTQSLVINRDYDTSSFADKKGPSHTNYSDIAEGTYRVRIEQNETASKMALEGEYNLLITTTSLSIVGINSGAAIAVWHYKFLKNYGKQHGRFHFETGKSSPTGEGNFLCVTTCSKEIFGVVHRNIKRLREAKQGTALEKKVGEPVESQQKIQDEKKAAALKKQSSTDKGLQGKSSEKRSSREIAGQPTTGRYRTSQNLEEADAQNHYTLAGATDEDFDPSHLYTAVNKEKKQEENSPPPEAGGDFDPSHLYTTVNKQKKPSRPPPNPPQPYSVTAQATRDQTDDPSAVNLPPSVVSGDTNRHSLGSVRDSRDSAFVQLNLLGSFDEELENVQPSMEEAGNPTWSDSFNVPNKTEDLINFDIGQLDSNFMGQIDGGTGLPESNTLNQEQFDQMWDDVFSTVPTA from the exons ATGTCTCAATCTGCTATCAGGAAGAAAGGCTATCTATTTAAGCTCCCTGTCAAAGGACTGCTCAAA AAATGGAGCAGGAGATGGTTTGTGCTACATGCTACGAGTCACGAGGGAGTCATCAGAATGGAGTACTTTGATAGTGACGCGTGTGAGATAGGCTCTCTGGGGAAAAGGACTATACCTTTGAGGGACTGCAGTGGCATCAAACAATCTGTTGGAAACAAGACACAGCCCTATGTCTTTGAGCTACAAAGCCAAATTG GGTATCACCAATTTGCCTGTGATAGTCAGCCTATTCTTGAGGAGTGGGTGGAAAACATTAAAGAAGCTCTTCACGAAGACAAGATGAAACGAAGACAGAGGAAAACTCAATCACTTGTCATCAACCGTGACTATGATACGAGCAGTTTCGCTGACAAAAAAGGACCATCCCACACAAACTACAGTGACATTGCTGAAG GTACCTACAGAGTCAGGATAGAACAAAACGAAACAGCTAGTAAGATGGCTCTCGAAGGCGAGTATAATCTACTAATAACAACGACCTCACTCTCTATTGTTGGAATAAATTCTGGAGCTGCAATTGCAGTATGGCACTACAAATTCCTCAAGAATTACGGAAAGCAACATGGGCGATTTCACTTTGAAACTGGGAAATCATCACCAACAGGCGAAGGTAATTTCTTGTGCGTAACAACCTGCTCAAAGGAAATTTTCGGAGTGGTGCACCGAAACATTAAAAGGTTACGCGAGGCCAAACAAGGTACTGCATTAGAGAAAAAAGTTGGAGAGCCGGTGGAAAGTCAGCAGAAAATTCAAGACGAAAAAAAAGCTGCTGCTTTAAAGAAACAGAGCTCAACTGATAAAGGACTTCAAGGAAAAAGCAGTGAAAAGAGGTCATCCCGAGAGATTGCTGGACAACCAACAACTGGTCGTTATAGAACCAGCCAAAACCTCGAGGAAGCTGACGCACAAAATCATTACACTCTAGCAGGAGCTACAGACGAGGATTTTGACCCGAGCCATCTCTACACAGCAGTAAACAAAGAAAAGAAGCAGGAGGAAAACTCTCCCCCACCAGAAGCAGGAGGTGATTTCGATCCAAGTCACCTCTATACCACTGTAAACAAGCAGAAAAAACCATCAA GGCCTCCACCAAACCCACCCCAGCCCTACTCAGTAACTGCTCAGGCTACTCGTGACCAGACCGATGATCCATCAGCTGTGAACCTTCCTCCATCCGTAGTTAGTGGAGATACAAATCGACACTCACTAGGGAGTGTCCGGGATTCTCGAGATAGCGCCTTTGTTCAGCTCAACCTTTTAGGCTCATTCGATGAAGAATTAGAGAACGTACAGCCGTCAATGGAAGAAGCTGGGAATCCGACATGGAGCGATTCTTTCAATGTACCCAACAAAACAGAGGATCTGATCAATTTCGATATTGGTCAACTCGACAGTAACTTTATGGGGCAAATTGATGGTGGAACTGGCTTGCCTGAAAGCAACACCCTTAACCAAGAGCAGTTTGACCAGATGTGGGATGATGTATTCTCTACAGTCCCAACTGCCTAG
- the LOC135331713 gene encoding uncharacterized protein LOC135331713 produces MTDLNELFNQILHSEQKFKARVDELRLVGDKVERCQSCIHQVREDIQHNRGKLAMKMNKLADGEAEMQIFQIRKDILTSQRDTLFEAKRIDSLKALEAEKKYESEQTEFIEELTKFSQYYDLLGSGVRHRDKDLKKEQALLQDEILLLEAELVEIQCQQEEVNKYQCVLSETENKLFDVSDELELNKAEEDIKKEIFALDQEKVSMDQSLCQEPEFVRLQRELESCKGSTGDMICQQLSEEQDELQRQYYHKQMKQRMTDKKFDTQHSTASSSRSSGHYNPYTLRYIPAPNSEEPPTSAMDSKPYGTEMDKLTNVGDDDSATGWGMEVDEDDITFSDNEVFQEAVTVKVQKSASKKQLPPSNFTKLPSVTTSNRDFKRASSSVSNQQSTTTTKQSTVTKEPTAASGSKVPRLLEPSVNSILQPQQVPKSRGISNFRSAGAQDSELPRGAKKVRFHY; encoded by the exons ATGACTGATTTAAATGAGCTATTTAACCAGATTCTTCACTCTGAACAGAAGTTCAAAGCAAGAGTCGATGAGCTAAGACTTG TTGGAGATAAGGTGGAGAGATGCCAGTCTTGCATTCACCAAGTCCGAGAGGATATTCAACACAATCGAGGAAAACTAGCTATGAAGATGAACAAGCTTGCCGACGGAGAAGCGGAGATGCAAATCTTTCAGATCAGAAAAGATATCCTAACAAGTCAGAGAGACACTTTGTTTGAGGCCAAACGGATTGATTCTCTGAAAGCT CTTGAAGCTGAAAAGAAATATGAGTCGGAGCAGACTGAATTCATTGAGGAGTTGACAAAATTTAGCCAATACTATGACCTGCTGGGCTCTGGAGTTAGACACAGAGATAAGGACTTAAAGAAAGAACAGGCTCTTCTTCAAGATGAGATTTTACTACTAGAAGCAG AGTTAGTGGAAATCCAATGTCAACAGGAGGAAGTCAATAAGTATCAATGTGTGCTGTCCGAAACTGAAAACAAGTTATTTGATGTCAGCGATGAGCTTG AATTGAACAAAGCTGAAGAGGATATAAAGAAGGAGATATTCGCTCTTGATCAGGAGAAAGTGTCGATGGATCAGTCACTTTGCCAAGAGCCTGAGTTTGTTCG ACTTCAGAGAGAACTTGAATCATGCAAAGGGTCTACCGGAGATATGATATGTCAGCAACTCTCAGAGGAGCAGGATGAGCTCCAACGCCAATACTACCACAAACAGATGAAACAACGAATGACTGACAAGAAATTTGATACTCAACATTCAACAGCAAGTTCGTCTCGTAGCAGTGGACATTATAATCCCTATACTTTGCGGTACATCCCAGCACCGAACTCTGAGGAACCTCCTACTTCTGCAATGGACTCTAAACCGTATGGCACAGAAATGGACAAGTTGACAAATGTTGGCGATGATGATAGTGCTACAGGGTGGGGTATGGAAGTTGACGAAGATGACATCACATTCTCTGATAATGAAGTATTTCAAGAGGCTGTAACAGTAAAAGTTCAAAAAAGTGCTTCAAAGAAACAGCTACCTCCTTCTAACTTTACCAAGCTGCCTTCTGTGACTACTTCAAACCGTGACTTTAAACGAGCAAGCTCATCAGTTTCAAACCAACAGTCGACAACCACAACCAAACAAAGCACAGTCACCAAAGAGCCCACAGCAGCAAGTGGCTCAAAAGTTCCCCGTCTCTTAGAGCCTTCGGTAAACTCGATCCTACAACCACAGCAGGTGCCAAAGAGTCGGGGAATCTCCAATTTCAGGTCCGCTGGAGCACAAGACTCTGA ACTACCCAGAGGAGCCAAAAAAGTTCGATTTCATTACTAA